In one window of Pseudomonas chlororaphis subsp. chlororaphis DNA:
- the argB gene encoding acetylglutamate kinase produces the protein MTLERDAAANTAKVLSEALPYIRRYVGKTLVIKYGGNAMESEELKTGFARDIVLMKAVGINPVVVHGGGPQIGDLLKRLSIESHFIDGMRVTDAATMDVVEMVLGGQVNKDIVNLINRHGGSAIGLTGKDAELIRAKKLTVTRKTPEMTTPEIIDIGHVGEVVGINTDLLNLLVKGDFIPVIAPIGVGANGESYNINADLVAGKVAEALKAEKLMLLTNIAGLMDKSGKVLTGLTTQQVDALIEDGTIYGGMLPKIRCALEAVQGGVGSSLIIDGRVPNAILLEIFTDTGVGTLISNRKRP, from the coding sequence ATGACCCTCGAACGCGATGCCGCCGCCAATACCGCCAAGGTCCTGTCCGAAGCGCTGCCTTATATTCGCCGCTATGTCGGCAAGACCCTGGTGATCAAATACGGCGGCAACGCGATGGAAAGCGAGGAGCTGAAGACCGGCTTCGCCCGCGACATCGTGCTGATGAAGGCTGTCGGGATCAACCCGGTGGTGGTGCATGGCGGCGGCCCGCAAATCGGTGACCTGCTCAAGCGCCTGTCCATCGAAAGCCACTTCATCGATGGCATGCGCGTCACCGACGCGGCGACCATGGACGTGGTGGAGATGGTCCTCGGCGGCCAGGTGAACAAGGACATCGTCAACCTGATCAACCGCCATGGCGGCAGCGCCATCGGCCTGACCGGCAAGGACGCGGAGCTGATTCGCGCGAAGAAGCTCACCGTCACCCGCAAGACGCCGGAAATGACCACCCCGGAAATCATCGACATCGGCCACGTAGGCGAAGTGGTCGGCATCAACACCGACCTGCTGAACCTGCTGGTCAAAGGTGATTTCATCCCGGTGATCGCCCCGATCGGCGTCGGCGCCAACGGCGAGTCGTACAACATCAACGCCGACCTGGTGGCCGGCAAGGTGGCCGAGGCGCTGAAAGCCGAGAAGCTGATGCTGCTGACCAACATCGCCGGCCTGATGGACAAGTCGGGCAAGGTGCTGACCGGCTTGACCACCCAGCAGGTCGATGCCCTGATCGAAGACGGCACCATCTACGGCGGCATGCTGCCGAAGATTCGCTGCGCGCTGGAAGCGGTACAGGGTGGCGTGGGCAGCTCGCTGATCATCGACGGTCGGGTACCCAATGCGATTCTGCTGGAGATCTTCACCGATACCGGTGTCGGCACCCTGATCAGCAATCGCAAGCGTCCTTAA